The nucleotide window GTGGTTCGGCTGCCCGTACTCGTTGGACTGCCCCGCCACGAACGCGGTCGCGGCGCCGAGTTCGTCGTTCGACGGCTCGCGGCTGAACGCGGCGGCGTACATGGCCCGCACCCGGTCCTCGGGTTTTGCGTTCGGCTGCGCGAGCACCCGTTTGGCCCACAGCTCCGTTTGCTGGAGCACGAACGGGTTGTTCAGCATCACGAGCGCCTGCGCCGGGACGTTGGACACCGTGCGCCGGCCGATCGCGGTGAACGGCGTGGGGTAGTCGAACGCGGTGAACATGGGGTTGAGGAAGTTCCGGCGCACCTGGAGGTAGAGGCTGCGGCGGCCGTCGCCGTCGAGCGGCCCGGACCCCGGCCGCCCGCGCCCCACTTGGTGCTCTGTGAGGTGCGGCAGCACGCCCGGGCCGTCCGTGCGGAGGTCCAGTCGCCCGCTCACCGCGAGGATGCCGTCGCGGATCGCCTCGGCCTCCAGGCGCTTCACGTTCTGCCGGTGCAGCAGCTTGTTTTGCGGGTCGGCCGTGAGGGCCTTCGCGCTCTGTTCGGGAACGGCCCGGCTCGACTGTTGGTACGCCGCGGAGAGCAGCATGAGCTTGTGCACGGCCTTCAGGCTCCACTTTTGCGCGACCAGTTCGGTCGCGAGCCAGTCGAGCAGTTCGGGGTGCGTCGGCGGCTGGCCCTGCGCGCCGAAGTCGTCGGGGCTGCGCACGAGCCCCTCGCCGAAGTGGTGCTTCCACAGCCGGTTCACGAGCACCCGCGTGACCAGGGGGTTCGACGGGTCCGTGAGGGTGCGGGCCAGTTCGAGCCGCCCGCTGCCGGCGCTCTTGAAGGCCGGCAGAGCAAACGCTTCGAGCGGGCCGCGGGGCGCCTCGGCTCCGGGGCTTTTGTGGCTCCCGCGGATGAACACGCGCTCGTTCAGGCCGTTCCCGTCGCGCATCGTCGGGGCGCGTCTGGGGGCGGGCAGTTGCGCCTCGATCTCGTTCGCGCGGGCCGCGAGCCTCTTCGCTTCGTCACCGCCATCGCCGGGCACGATGGGCAGATACACCTTTGCCCCCCCCTCCACGGGCGGCGGGGTGTCGGCGAAGCGGGCTTCCGAAATGGCGACGAAGCCGGGGCCGTCGTCGAGCAGTTCCAGGTACGCCGGTTGCCCCTTCCACATGCCGAGGTCGAACGTCATCCAGTGAAGCTCTTCGCCGTGACCGATGCCGTGCGCCAGCCCGCCGTAAATCGGGTTCTGAATGAGCTGCAAGCCGTTCAGAATGACCCGCGCCCGCGCGCTCCGCCCCGCGACCCGGATCGCGAGGAACGGCTTGTCGATGGTGAACGTGGGCGACCGCAGCGCCCCCGTCAGCTTTTGCGTCTCGCGACCGCTGTGCGGGAATCCGTCGCCGCCCTCCGGGCGGAACGCGAGCCCGTCCGCGAACCACCGGTCCCGCCACCCGGCCCCGAACTCCTCGAAAGCGGGGCTCTTCTCACGCCAGCCGGTCGCCCGCGGCGGGTTCGGGCCGTCGGGGGGCGTGTTGTCGCGGGCGAGCTTCGCGCGGACCGCTTTCAGTTCGTCGAGCAGCTTCACCGTCGGGGCCGGGTCGCTCACGTCGGTCCGGTTGTACCGCGAACTGCTCAGCACCCCGAAGAGTGCGTAATAGTCTTTCGTGCTGATCGGGTCGAACTTGTGGTCGTGGCACCGGGCGCACCCGATGGTCAGCCCCAGCACCGTTTTGCCGAACACGTCGATCTGGTTATCGACGCGGTCGGCGTACTCGGCCCGCGAGTCGACCGGCGAGTGCTTCGCCTCCCCGAGCCACCAGAACCCGGTCGCAATGAGCGCGTCATTCAGCCCCTCCTTCGAGAACCGCGGCAGGAGCAGGTCTCCTGCGATGTGTTCCGTCAGGAAGGTGTCGTAAGGCACGTCGGCGTTGAGCGCCCGGACCACGTAGTCGCGGTACCGCCACGCGTCGGGGATGTCGAAGTCGAACTCGTGGCCCTGGGTCTCGGCGTACCGCACGAGGTCCAGCCAGTGGCGTGCCCACCGCACCCCGTATTGCGGCGACGCGAGCAGCCGGTCCACCACCTTCTCGAACGCGCCGGGGCCGTCGTCCTTCAGGAACGCGTCGACTTCTTCGGGGGTGGGAGGGAGGCCGGTCAGGTCGAAGGTGACGCGCCGCAGCAGGGCGCGCTTCTCGGCGGGCGGGGCGAACGAGAGGCCGTCCTTTTGGAGCCGCGCGAGCAGGAACCGGTCGATGTCGTTGCGAACCTCGGCCTTCGAGCCCTGGACGGTCGGCACCGGGGGCCGCTGGATCGGACGGAAGGACCACTGAGCTTTGGCGCGGGCGTGCGGGTCGAACTTTTCGGTCGCTCCCTGTGCGCTTCCGCCGTCGGCGGGCCATGGCGCGCCGCCCTTCACCCACGCCGTGAGGGTCGCGATGTCGGCGTCGGAGAGCTTCCCCTTCGGCGGCATCTTGATGTCGCCGCCGTAAGCGACCGCCTCAATGAGCAGGCTTTTCGCGGGGTCACCGGGCTTCACCGCGGCGCCGTTGTCGCCGCCCTTGGCGAACTCGGCCTTGGCGTCGAGCCGCAACCCGCCCTTCTGCTTCTTGGCGTCGTGGCAACTGGTGCAGTGCGCGACCAGGATCGGCCGCACCTTCTTCTCGAAGAACTCGTTATCGACCGGTTCGGCGGCGCGAGCGACCGGGGCCAGAAGTGCGACTGCGACGAGCGCGGCGGTTCGCATAAGTTAAGATCCGACGGCGAGTGAGGCGGGAACGTCATTGTCCGCCAAGCTGCGCGCGGGTTCAAGCGAAACCGCCCCCGTCGAGGGGCGTCTTCAGTGCGGCACACCAGTCGTTTCAGGTTCCAAATTGGTCACCGGCTCGACAAACGCCCACAGGCCATTCGTGTGAGTTCTCACATGGAACTTGGAACCTGGAACTCGAAACGACTGGGTGCGCGGCTCCGGATCGGGACTCAACGGCGGGTGGAATCGCATGGCGTCCGAACGCGAGGCACCGTCGGCGGTCGATTACGTGGTGATCGCGCTGAGCCCGGCGCTGGTCATGCTCATGGTCGGCAGCCTGGTGTTCTTCCTCGTGGAAGTGCTGTACGCCGGGCAGTACTCGGGCCGGCTGCTGTACACGATGTTCTTCTTCGTGTTCGGCGCGGTCCTCGTCGCCCGCATCTCCATCCAGTACGACGCCGCCCGCGCGTCGCTGTACGGTGCCGGGCTCGCGATCGCGACGTATCTGGCGCTCTTGGCCTACGTCGAGTACCCCGCGGGGTGGCTGCGGGCGTGGGGCTGGCTCGTGAACCTCGGGCTGCTCGTGCTGATCTGGTGGAGCGCGCACAAGCTCACCCGGGACTGCACCCACCTGGACGAGAAGGACAGTTCGAGCGGGCGCGGGCTGCTCTCGGCCGCTGGGCTGGACGCCGACGAACCCGCGCCGGCGGCGGACGGGGCGCACGGGCCTCCCGAACCGGCCAAGCCCGTTCGCGCCCGCAAAAAGAAGGGCAAAAAGAAAAAGGCACACGGCTCGAAGCTGTGGGACTGGATCGAGCGGTACAAGGCGCACCGCGAAACCGAGCGCAAGAAGGGGCACACACCCGGCGTGTGGGTGCTGTACTTCGCCCTGGCCGCGCTGCCGCTGTTCGCCCTGGGGCAGTCGCTCGTCGGCCCCGACGACGCGGCCCGGCGCCGGGCCACGTTCCTTCAAATGACGGTCTACATCGGGAGCGCGCTCGGGCTGCTCGTCACGACCAGCCTGCTCGGGGTGCGGCGTTACCTGCGCCAGCGCAAGGCCACGGTGCCGGTCCCGATGACCGTGAGCTGGCTCGTGTTCGGCGGCGTCCTGATCGCGGCGTTCCTCGTGCTCGGCGCGTTCCTCCCGCGCCCGCACTCGGAGGTGCCGTGGTTCGGGATCGAGCGTGCCGGCAAGGCGCAGCGGAACGCGTCCCGGAACGCGCAACTCGGCGATGCGTCCGGCGAAGGCGACGGACGCGGCGGCAACAAGACCAAGGCCGGAAACGGCTCCGCGAGCGGGAAGGGCGGACAGCCCGGGGGCGGAACAAAAGGTGAAAAGGGGAGCGGCGGAAAGGGCTCGGACGGCAAAGGCGGGAGCGGGAAGAAAGGTGATCAGTCCGGCGGGGACCAGAAGGGCAACGGTAAAGGACAGGGGGGCGAGAACGAGGGCCGTAAGGACGACGAGAACGACCAGCCGGGCGGTGACCCCGACCGCGAAGGCGAGGACGCGAAAAGCGACGGCGGGCGCAAGAGCGGCTCGCCGTCCGATTCGCGGATGGGCGAGACGTTGGCGAAGATTGCGGGCGTGGTGAAGTGGATCGTGTTTGCGGTCGTCGCCATTCTGATCGTGTTCGGACTGTTTTTCGGGGTGCTGAAGTACCTCGCTCCGTTCACGGAATGGGCTCGGCGCTGGCTAGAAGGAATCCGCTCGTGGTGGCAAAGTTTGTTCGGGGCACGCGCCCGCCGCGAGGGCGGGGCCGCGGTCGGCGAAGCGAAACCGCTCGGACCGCAGCGCCCGCCGCCGTTCAGTGCGTACTCGAACCCGTTCGCCGACGGCACGTCCGAGGAACGCGACGCCGCCGAACTGATCGCGTACACGTTCGAAGCGTTCGACGCCTGGGCCTGGGATCACGGCGCCGGCCGCGACCCGGCGGAAACGCCGCTGGAGTTCGCCCGGCGTGTCGGAGAAGCCTTTCCCGATCACGCGGAGGCGTTTGCCAAGCTGTCGAACCTGTACACGCGCACGGCCTACTCGGAGCTTCCCATTCCCGAGAACGCACTGGCGGTACTGGAAGACGTGTGGGAACGTCTGGTACACGGGGCCGGAGTGGAAGTTTGAACCGAGACCCGCGGGGCGGTCGCGGCTCGTCCTTGTAGCGGCTACCAGATTTTCCGGTTCGTTGGTTGCGCGCCACCCGCCTGCGTCAGCGGGCGGGTGTAACTCGGTGTGTTCCGATCTGGCGGTTGATCTCGTCACGGCCACCAGCTTGAAACGACTGAATGTCAACCCGCGTCGCCGGGGGGTTGTTGCTTCGCCTTCTGTATCTCCTCCCGCAGCAGCGCTTCAAGTTCGTCGGCGCGCTCGATGTTGCGCACCCGGAGGTCGTTCACCTCCCAACGGTCGTCGGGCTTCTCGTACAGTTGCGGCTCGCGTGGCGGGTCGCCCTCCGGCACGAGCGTCGGCACGATCAGCGACCATTCACCCGTGCGAAGGGCGATTTCGGCCGCCCCTCCCAGTTCGAGCTGTGTGATTGCGGACGCGCGCAGCGACTCCGACAGCCCTCGCGCCGGCGGTAGCAAGCTGTGACCGGGTGTACCGGCCGGCGGTGTGAGACCGAAAAGTTCGAGCAGCGTCGGGAACAGGTCCGGCGGCTGCGTGAACCCGCTCACGCGCCGTCCGGCCTGTTCGGCGTTCGGCAGGCGGAGCAACAGCGGCAGGTGAACCAGTTCCTCGTGCAGCCAGGGGCGGTACAACCCGACCTGACCGTGTTCGCCGAGCGGGTGCCCGAAATCGGACGTGATGAGCCACGCCGCGGACCGATCCAGCTCCTCCTCGCGCAGGATCTCGAACACGGCCCCGAGTTCCGCGTCGAGTTTCGTGACCACCGCGGCGAAGGTCTTGTGCAGCCAGTCCCAGAGGTCGAGGTCGGCGCGATCGAACGGCCCGGTCGGCGGGTCGGCGAACGGCTCGACGGGCTCTTCGGGTTCCTCCGTCTCCGGAAGGGCCGGGGTTGGCTCCTCGGGTTCGTGGGCCTCTTCAGCCCCTTCAGACTCGTCCGCCTCGTCGGATTCGAGTTCCTCGACTTCGTCCGTCTCTTCCGCCTCGTCCGATTCGGGCTCGTCGCCATCAGCCGTTTGAGACTTCGGTCCGGGTTCCTCTTCGATGTCCTCCAGGTACGCCTCGAACACGTCCTGCTGAACGTCCCACGGGGGGAGCAGGCGGTCCGTTTCGATCCAGAGCAAGAACTCGGGAACGTTGCGCAGGCGCTCCAGGAGTGCCGGCAGCGAACGGATCAGTTCTTCGAGCGGGGAATCGTCGTCCGGCTTGGGGCGGGCGTCGAACACTTCCTGCCAGCCGGCGTAGAACCAGTCGGGGGCATCGGTGTCGGGGTGGTTCGCGCGCACGAGAACGGTTCGCGGGGACGAACCGCTCTCCCCGGCTCTTTCACCGAGAACGAGAAGAGGGGTTTCGGTCGCCGGTCCGCGTGTTTGCTCGCTTTCGGTGGGGGAAAAGTGCTTTCCCGTCCACGCCCGGCGTGCGGCGTCCGGGTCGGGGCGATCGCTGATGTGCCGGTCGAACGTGACGCCCTCCGCGGCGAACCGGTCCAGGTGCGGAGTGCCGACCCAGTCGTTGCCGTAGGCCCCCAGCCACCCGGCCGGGAGCCCGTTGAGCGCGAAAACGATCACTCGCATTCGAAGATTCCCAGATACGCAGGTCGGAACAGAACGGTGGCCGCCCGGCCGGCGGCGCCGGGCGCTTCCACTTCCGACTTGAGGCCGAGCAGGGGCGGAAAGGTTCACCGGACTATTCGCTCCGGCCCGCCAGGATAAGCTAGCAGGGTGTCACCGGGGTGGGAGGTTTCCGCGTGCTGGGTCCGATCTTTTCGCGCGAAGTGGTCACGGTGCCGCGGCGGTCCGGGCACTACCCCCAGCGGGCGGCCCTGGTCGGGCTGCTGTGCATCCTGGGCGTCACCACCTGGCAGGCCACCATCGGGTTCGCCCGCGACGCCACGCTCGGCGAGACGGCGAACTTCGGGCTGCTCCTGTTCCAGATCGTTGCGTTCGTCCAACTGTTCCTCACGCTGTTCTTCGCCACCCTGTCGGCCGCCGGCGCGGTCTCGCAGGAGAAGGACCGCCGGACGTTCGTGCTCCTGCTCCTCACGGACCTGCGGGACTACGAAATCGTGCTCGGGAAGTTGCTCGGCGCGCTGCTGCCCATTCTGATTCTGCTCTTTGTGAGCGTGCCGGTCCTCGCGCTCTTGCTGCTGCTCGGCGGGATCGATCCCGAGCAGGTGCTCCAGGCGGTGCTGGTGCTGTTCGCGTCGGCGATCGCGGCCGGGTCGCTCGGCGGGCTGGTGGCGCTGTGGCGCGACAAAACGTACCAGGCGCTCGCGCTGTCGGTCCTCTTCCTGGTTCTGTACGTGTGCGTTTCGCAGGGCGTCGGCACGGTCGGCCCGATGCTCGTTGCGGACTGGGACTGGCCGACGATACAAGCCTGGATCGACCCGTTCGTCGCGATGCTCAGCGTCCTCGAACCGCCGACGACCGGCGCGGGGCTCGCGCCCGCCTACGGGTTCGTGCTGGTGACGCTCGCGTTCTGTGCCGCCCTCAACGGCATCGGCATCTGGGGGCTGCGGAAGTGGAACCCGAGCGGCGAGCCGATCATGCAGCGCGAAAGCTCGAGCGCCGCGGAAGACCCGGAGTCGAACGAGGCCGTTGAGGCCGAGAAGCGCGCCCGGGCGCACGCCGCGCCCGGCGACGCGCGCCAGGTGTGGGCCAACCCGGTCCTGTGGCGCGAGATCCGCACCCTGGCTTACGGGCGCCGGCCGCTGCTGGTGAAGTTCGCGTTCGGGATCGTGCTGGCGCTGATCCTGTACTTCGCGGTGAACGAGCTGAACCGGCCCGGCGGGCGGCCCGCGTTCGCCGCCGCCTACGGGCTGGTGCCGGTGGCCGTGCTGAGCTTGCTCCTCGTCGCGGCGCAGGCGGTGACCTCCATCACCTCCGAGCGCGACGGCGCCGCGCTCGACGTGCTCCTCGTGACCGACGTGTCCCCCAAGGAGTTCGTGTTCGGGAAGCTGCTGGGGGTGCTGTACAACACCAAAGAGTACATCGTCCCGCCGCTGCTCCTCGCGGGCTTCTACGCGGTCCGCGGCGCGCTGGCGCGAACGCCGGCCGGGACACCGCCCGGCGACGTGCTGGCGGCCAACTTCGGCCCGCTGGTGGCGGTGGCGGGCGCGCTGATCGTGCTGTTCGGGTTCGCGACCGCCCTCGGGCTGCACGTCTCGCTGCGCATCACCCAAAGCCGGCTCGCGATCGGGCACACGCTCGGAACGGTGTTCTTCCTGTCCACCGGAACGCTGATCAGCATTTACCTGATCGTTATCAACGGCGGCAGCTTCGGGAACCAGTGGTTCAGCTTCCTCGCCTTCCTGGTGCTGGGCATCGGGGGGCTGCTGTACGTGCTCAGCGCCGACCGCCCGTCCCCGGCGCTGACGCTCGCGAGCGTCGTGTGCCCGCTGGCGATGTTCTACTGCGTGGTCAACGTGCTCATCGGCGGCCGCCCCGGTGCGGAAGAATCGGCGGACCCGCTGGTGCCGTTCCTGGCGCTGGGAGCCGCGTTCGGGTTCGCCGTGTACGCGATGCTGTTCCCCCTGGTCACCGAGTTCGACGTGGCGCTGGGCCGCACCGCCCAGCCCAACGAGAGCTGACTCAACAGAAACAGAATGGCCGCAAAGAAGCACAAAAAGCACAAAAAAGAGAAGCAGCCCCGATCAAGCAGAAACCAAGGTTCGACCGGACCACGGAACTAACGGGTGTCGCTCGATTCGGCTACGCGTCCGCTGTTCTTTTTTGAGCTTTTGTGCTTCTTTGCGGCCATTCTGTCTTTGCCTTTCGAGGTCGAAGCGCCATGAAAATGTTCGCACCGGTGTTGGTGGTGCTCGCGCTGGGCTCGTCGGGCTGGGCCGACGAACCCAAGACGTTCCCGGCCGCGACGCACAAGGGGGGCGAACTCCGGTACGTTGACAAAGTGCCGGTACTGGTTCTGAAGGGCAAACCTACCGAGATGGGCGAGCAGTTCGGCAAGCTCGCGATCGCCAACGCACCGGACCTCACCAAGCTCCACGAGCAGTTCCTCGCCGACTCCGGCCAGACGGCCACGTACCGGTTCATTGAGGCCATGTCGCGGCGGCTCAAGCCGAACTTCCCTCCGCACGTTGCGACGGAGCTTGAGGCCGCGGCGAAAGCCTCCGGGCGCCCGGAAGGGTTGCTCCTGTTCGCCAACACGATCGCGGACCTCACCAGCGGCCTCGGGTGCTCGACGATCATTGTGGAGAAGGAGCGGAGCACAACCGGCGCGCCGCTGTTCGCCCGGAACTTCGACTGGATTCCCACGAAGGGCATCACCGAGCACACGCTGGTGGCGGTCTACAAGGGCGAGGGCAAGCGGGCGTTCGCGGCGATCACGGTGACGCCGATCGCGGGCGTCATCAGCGGGATGAACGACGCCGGGCTGTGCGTCACCATCAACGAGATCCACCTGCGCCGCAGCAAGGACAACGCGAAGTTCAACTGGAGCGGCACCCCGCTGCTGCTCAACTTCCGCCGCGTGCTGGAAGAGTGCTCGACTGTCGCGGAAGCCGAAAAGCTGCTCCGCGGCTCGAAGCGAACCAGCTCCTGCTGCCTGACGATTTGCGACAAGAACGGCGGCGCGGTGTTCGAGTTGACCCCGGACAACCTCGAAGTGCGCAAGAACGAGAACGGGGTGTGCTGCTGCACGAACCACTTCCGCACCGACAAGCTCAGCGTGACGACCAAATGCGACCGTTACGACAAGCTCTCTCTGCTCCAACAAAAGGACGCGCCAAAACTCGGCGTGAAGGACGCATTCGAGCAGCTCCAAAAGGTGGACCAGGGTAAAGGCACGCTCCAGAGCATGGTGTTCGAGCCGTCGGAGCGTGTGATACACCTGGCCTACGGCCCCGGGTCGGCGAGTAAGCTTCCGCCGGTCAAGCTGGATCTGGGCAAGCTGTTCGATGAAAAGTAACGGTAAGCTCCACCGGAACCGGAGAGCGCGTGCGGGGCAACCAATCCCCGGCCCACCTCAAGGTTCGTGGG belongs to Gemmata obscuriglobus and includes:
- a CDS encoding sulfatase-like hydrolase/transferase is translated as MRVIVFALNGLPAGWLGAYGNDWVGTPHLDRFAAEGVTFDRHISDRPDPDAARRAWTGKHFSPTESEQTRGPATETPLLVLGERAGESGSSPRTVLVRANHPDTDAPDWFYAGWQEVFDARPKPDDDSPLEELIRSLPALLERLRNVPEFLLWIETDRLLPPWDVQQDVFEAYLEDIEEEPGPKSQTADGDEPESDEAEETDEVEELESDEADESEGAEEAHEPEEPTPALPETEEPEEPVEPFADPPTGPFDRADLDLWDWLHKTFAAVVTKLDAELGAVFEILREEELDRSAAWLITSDFGHPLGEHGQVGLYRPWLHEELVHLPLLLRLPNAEQAGRRVSGFTQPPDLFPTLLELFGLTPPAGTPGHSLLPPARGLSESLRASAITQLELGGAAEIALRTGEWSLIVPTLVPEGDPPREPQLYEKPDDRWEVNDLRVRNIERADELEALLREEIQKAKQQPPGDAG
- a CDS encoding C45 family autoproteolytic acyltransferase/hydolase yields the protein MKMFAPVLVVLALGSSGWADEPKTFPAATHKGGELRYVDKVPVLVLKGKPTEMGEQFGKLAIANAPDLTKLHEQFLADSGQTATYRFIEAMSRRLKPNFPPHVATELEAAAKASGRPEGLLLFANTIADLTSGLGCSTIIVEKERSTTGAPLFARNFDWIPTKGITEHTLVAVYKGEGKRAFAAITVTPIAGVISGMNDAGLCVTINEIHLRRSKDNAKFNWSGTPLLLNFRRVLEECSTVAEAEKLLRGSKRTSSCCLTICDKNGGAVFELTPDNLEVRKNENGVCCCTNHFRTDKLSVTTKCDRYDKLSLLQQKDAPKLGVKDAFEQLQKVDQGKGTLQSMVFEPSERVIHLAYGPGSASKLPPVKLDLGKLFDEK
- a CDS encoding DUF4129 domain-containing protein; its protein translation is MASEREAPSAVDYVVIALSPALVMLMVGSLVFFLVEVLYAGQYSGRLLYTMFFFVFGAVLVARISIQYDAARASLYGAGLAIATYLALLAYVEYPAGWLRAWGWLVNLGLLVLIWWSAHKLTRDCTHLDEKDSSSGRGLLSAAGLDADEPAPAADGAHGPPEPAKPVRARKKKGKKKKAHGSKLWDWIERYKAHRETERKKGHTPGVWVLYFALAALPLFALGQSLVGPDDAARRRATFLQMTVYIGSALGLLVTTSLLGVRRYLRQRKATVPVPMTVSWLVFGGVLIAAFLVLGAFLPRPHSEVPWFGIERAGKAQRNASRNAQLGDASGEGDGRGGNKTKAGNGSASGKGGQPGGGTKGEKGSGGKGSDGKGGSGKKGDQSGGDQKGNGKGQGGENEGRKDDENDQPGGDPDREGEDAKSDGGRKSGSPSDSRMGETLAKIAGVVKWIVFAVVAILIVFGLFFGVLKYLAPFTEWARRWLEGIRSWWQSLFGARARREGGAAVGEAKPLGPQRPPPFSAYSNPFADGTSEERDAAELIAYTFEAFDAWAWDHGAGRDPAETPLEFARRVGEAFPDHAEAFAKLSNLYTRTAYSELPIPENALAVLEDVWERLVHGAGVEV
- a CDS encoding PSD1 and planctomycete cytochrome C domain-containing protein, which produces MRTAALVAVALLAPVARAAEPVDNEFFEKKVRPILVAHCTSCHDAKKQKGGLRLDAKAEFAKGGDNGAAVKPGDPAKSLLIEAVAYGGDIKMPPKGKLSDADIATLTAWVKGGAPWPADGGSAQGATEKFDPHARAKAQWSFRPIQRPPVPTVQGSKAEVRNDIDRFLLARLQKDGLSFAPPAEKRALLRRVTFDLTGLPPTPEEVDAFLKDDGPGAFEKVVDRLLASPQYGVRWARHWLDLVRYAETQGHEFDFDIPDAWRYRDYVVRALNADVPYDTFLTEHIAGDLLLPRFSKEGLNDALIATGFWWLGEAKHSPVDSRAEYADRVDNQIDVFGKTVLGLTIGCARCHDHKFDPISTKDYYALFGVLSSSRYNRTDVSDPAPTVKLLDELKAVRAKLARDNTPPDGPNPPRATGWREKSPAFEEFGAGWRDRWFADGLAFRPEGGDGFPHSGRETQKLTGALRSPTFTIDKPFLAIRVAGRSARARVILNGLQLIQNPIYGGLAHGIGHGEELHWMTFDLGMWKGQPAYLELLDDGPGFVAISEARFADTPPPVEGGAKVYLPIVPGDGGDEAKRLAARANEIEAQLPAPRRAPTMRDGNGLNERVFIRGSHKSPGAEAPRGPLEAFALPAFKSAGSGRLELARTLTDPSNPLVTRVLVNRLWKHHFGEGLVRSPDDFGAQGQPPTHPELLDWLATELVAQKWSLKAVHKLMLLSAAYQQSSRAVPEQSAKALTADPQNKLLHRQNVKRLEAEAIRDGILAVSGRLDLRTDGPGVLPHLTEHQVGRGRPGSGPLDGDGRRSLYLQVRRNFLNPMFTAFDYPTPFTAIGRRTVSNVPAQALVMLNNPFVLQQTELWAKRVLAQPNAKPEDRVRAMYAAAFSREPSNDELGAATAFVAGQSNEYGQPNHPKAWADLAHVLFNAKEFVFVE
- a CDS encoding ABC transporter permease — translated: MLGPIFSREVVTVPRRSGHYPQRAALVGLLCILGVTTWQATIGFARDATLGETANFGLLLFQIVAFVQLFLTLFFATLSAAGAVSQEKDRRTFVLLLLTDLRDYEIVLGKLLGALLPILILLFVSVPVLALLLLLGGIDPEQVLQAVLVLFASAIAAGSLGGLVALWRDKTYQALALSVLFLVLYVCVSQGVGTVGPMLVADWDWPTIQAWIDPFVAMLSVLEPPTTGAGLAPAYGFVLVTLAFCAALNGIGIWGLRKWNPSGEPIMQRESSSAAEDPESNEAVEAEKRARAHAAPGDARQVWANPVLWREIRTLAYGRRPLLVKFAFGIVLALILYFAVNELNRPGGRPAFAAAYGLVPVAVLSLLLVAAQAVTSITSERDGAALDVLLVTDVSPKEFVFGKLLGVLYNTKEYIVPPLLLAGFYAVRGALARTPAGTPPGDVLAANFGPLVAVAGALIVLFGFATALGLHVSLRITQSRLAIGHTLGTVFFLSTGTLISIYLIVINGGSFGNQWFSFLAFLVLGIGGLLYVLSADRPSPALTLASVVCPLAMFYCVVNVLIGGRPGAEESADPLVPFLALGAAFGFAVYAMLFPLVTEFDVALGRTAQPNES